From the genome of Fusarium oxysporum f. sp. lycopersici 4287 chromosome 3, whole genome shotgun sequence, one region includes:
- a CDS encoding hypothetical protein (At least one base has a quality score < 10): MRLFSTLMILAIIGLAQAWSINFFAEKGDKMKRVSANGTKRGNCINLRSDYDWVTTSITFYPQTPAWPDPNGYTAYSKANCKGTAYYGVEGQQNPKRRFRSYRVK; encoded by the coding sequence ATGAGACTCTTTTCAACCCTTATGATCTTGGCCATAATTGGTCTTGCACAAGCCTGGTCTATCAACTTCTTTGCCGAAAAAGGCGACAAAATGAAACGGGTTAGTGCCAATGGAACCAAGAGAGGCAACTGCATCAACCTTCGCTCGGATTACGACTGGGTTACGACTTCCATCACCTTTTATCCTCAGACACCTGCTTGGCCAGACCCAAATGGATACACAGCATACAGCAAGGCCAACTGCAAGGGCACGGCATACTATGGAGTAGAGGGACAGCAGAACCCAAAGAGGAGGTTCAGGAGTTATAGGGTGAAATAA
- a CDS encoding hypothetical protein (At least one base has a quality score < 10), whose product MSVSITSTDGPPHARKPLASQRSAGGDMSITFFVQPGCPSRFASSDQHRVKGLNAETIARVILPAPPWLTAADYLLLRTDPADPSPSIFFSLNLSIYNQQIIPEDWFDQWFFMAGRVHPFALTWEVERQDGLEESVDSGLLAYTIPALIVRDQGYQPILPRSLSAADQFPLSSPIVSFTGPVVGPGHALLRKESVPTLDNVQLKCCGFVQLTTFLAPGNPDKTPFRGFHPFQVFVIFPIRANPWASLCKKMAERRDTQFQSNVLLTCTGKVAGLLGHHLMVQPPTLEQDYVFIVVPDSWTFLDKGVSGPGSPTPPPGAATSAVRSSSSNHTPFEEIKAKFTARRPAAPPTPLPASTPTPASTPGESMSSVISTPSTEYHYLSTSPTPKRPASRVDYTPPAKRPRQPPMSPITIPSSGTHLSAGSSSSQETVDEPEPSCAGNQTPTASFMRPLMPATHLPAPTSVLDTITAAVSESSNRPSRNRHPPKNKYLEEVSKV is encoded by the exons ATGTCTGTGTCCATTACCTCGACCGATGGACCGCCGCATGCTCGCAAGCCGCTGGCAAGTCAGAGGAGCGCCGGCGGCGATATGTCCATCACGTTCTTCGTTCAACCCGGCTGTCCTTCGAGATTTGCCTCGTCAGACCAGCATCGCGTCAAGGGCCTGAATGCAGAGACCATCGCGAGGGTCATCCTCCCGGCCCCTCCATGGCTCACGGCTGCGGATTACTTACTGTTGCGTACCGATCCTGCCGATCCGTctccctccatcttcttcagcctcaaCTTATCCATATACAATCAACAGATTATTCCTGAAGACTGGTTCGACCAGTGGTTTTTCATGGCAGGTCGTGTCCACCCATTTGCGCTGACCTGGGAGGTCGAGCGTCAAGATGGTCTGGAGGAGTCTGTGGATAGCGGTCTCCTTGCATACACCATCCCAGCTCTTATCGTGCGCGACCAAGGCTATCAACC GATATTGCCTCGGAGTCTATCTGCGGCCGATCAGTTTCCTCTTTCATCCCCAATTGTCAGTTTTACCGGCCCTGTCGTCGGTCCGGGCCACGCCCTCCTCCGAAAGGAATCTGTGCCCACGCTGGACAATGTCCAGCTCAAGTGTTGCGGCTTCGTTCAGCTGACCACATTCCTTGCCCCCGGTAATCCTGATAAGACCCCGTTTAGAGGCTTCCATCCCTTCCAAGTCTTTGTCATCTTCCCGATCCGCGCGAATCCGTGGGCCTCACTTTGCAAGAAGATGGCCGAGAGGCGAGACACTCAGTTCCAGAGCAATGTTTTGCTGACCTGTACCGGCAAGGTGGCCGGCCTGCttggccatcatctcatgGTGCAGCCGCCGACCCTCGAGCAGGACTacgtcttcatcgtcgttcCGGACTCCTGGACCTTTCTCGACAAGGGAGTTTCCGGGCCTGGCTCACCAACGCCGCCGCCGGGTGCTGCGACATCAGCGGTCCGTTCATCATCTTCTAACCATACGCCGttcgaggagatcaaggccaaaTTCACAGCGCGCAGACCTGCTGCCCCGCCGACTCCTCTTCCTGCTTCAACGCCGACTCCAGCTTCGACCCCGGGCGAATCGATGTCATCTGTCATCTCAACACCTTCTACAGAGTACCACTACCTCTCCACCTCGCCGACGCCGAAGCGACCAGCTTCACGCGTCGATTACACACCGCCGGCAAAGAGACCGCGCCAGCCGCCGATGTCCCCGATCACTATCCCTTCCTCGGGAACACATCTTTCGGCCGGCAGCTCGAGCTCACAGGAAACTGTTGACGAGCCCGAACCAAGCTGTGCCGGGAATCAGACCCCCACTGCGTCCTTCATGAGGCCCCTGATGCCAGCAACTCATCTACCTGCACCTACATCCGTCCTTGACACGATCACGGCTGCTGTGTCGGAATCCTCCAACCGCCCGAGCCGGAACCGCCATCCTCCGAAGAACAAATATTTGGAAGAAGTATCCAAAGTTTGA